A single window of Paenibacillus sp. FSL H8-0537 DNA harbors:
- a CDS encoding AraC family transcriptional regulator yields the protein MRNSTLNISEISAQLGYQNPFYFSKVFKKVFGESPSSYMRHLYKP from the coding sequence ATGCGCAACAGTACGCTGAATATCTCGGAGATCAGTGCACAGCTTGGATATCAGAACCCTTTTTATTTCAGTAAAGTCTTCAAAAAAGTATTCGGTGAGTCCCCCTCTTCTTACATGCGACATCTATACAAACCTTGA
- a CDS encoding DUF6138 family protein, whose product MEIINVSLFFYVAEWFQQIEQKKEKDINEITGRTSLQIGIHDLLHIEYRDGNIKLYSWIKGSPEYQHKGTRFDNPLIHKELENSLIPLLDKGIRQKLQIYEDSALVNFYTKPVFLLVLLNRQ is encoded by the coding sequence GTGGAAATTATCAATGTCAGCTTGTTTTTTTATGTGGCTGAATGGTTTCAACAGATCGAACAGAAAAAGGAAAAGGACATAAACGAAATTACTGGACGAACTTCGCTGCAAATCGGCATTCATGACCTTTTACATATCGAGTATAGGGATGGGAACATCAAATTATATTCTTGGATTAAAGGTTCACCTGAATATCAGCACAAGGGTACTCGCTTTGATAACCCACTGATCCATAAGGAATTAGAAAATTCGTTGATACCTTTGCTAGATAAGGGAATCAGACAAAAGCTGCAAATCTATGAGGACAGCGCCTTGGTGAACTTTTACACAAAACCCGTATTTCTTTTAGTTTTATTAAATAGGCAATAA
- a CDS encoding WGR domain-containing protein: MKQSFTFHDEKSSKFWWIDYSDCDFVVNYGKTGVVGKYEIKEFDSEEECIKQAEKLIKQKLKKGYKADNNFDFNNHLYFDDEEIGLHIKTSHPNFVKHFKDDFYYDCGEEEAPFGSDEGSDTLAELTESLRKKSQLNFAEFPKFIIEKVWGMKYVPVNSLLEDEVKRVLETDEMNMLQSDMVTYAVAFGQIKITGVIDPGLKHCAIDSLKRIQQTAKISNWGTDSEISRKMIEDLCSF; the protein is encoded by the coding sequence GTGAAACAATCGTTCACCTTTCATGACGAAAAATCCAGTAAATTTTGGTGGATAGATTATAGTGACTGTGACTTTGTTGTGAATTATGGAAAGACAGGCGTAGTTGGAAAATATGAAATTAAAGAATTTGACTCTGAAGAAGAATGTATCAAACAAGCTGAAAAACTTATAAAACAAAAGTTAAAGAAAGGTTACAAGGCTGATAATAATTTTGATTTTAACAACCATTTATACTTTGATGATGAGGAAATAGGTCTTCATATCAAGACATCCCATCCTAACTTTGTTAAACATTTTAAAGACGATTTTTATTATGACTGCGGCGAGGAAGAGGCGCCTTTCGGCAGTGATGAAGGATCGGATACATTGGCGGAATTAACTGAAAGTCTACGAAAGAAAAGTCAATTGAATTTTGCTGAGTTCCCTAAATTTATTATTGAAAAGGTATGGGGGATGAAATATGTTCCCGTAAACAGCTTGTTGGAAGATGAAGTGAAAAGAGTATTAGAGACTGACGAGATGAACATGCTCCAAAGTGATATGGTCACTTATGCAGTCGCTTTTGGTCAGATAAAAATAACTGGGGTAATTGATCCTGGGCTAAAACATTGCGCCATTGATTCCTTGAAAAGAATTCAACAAACGGCAAAAATTTCGAACTGGGGAACGGATTCAGAAATAAGCAGAAAAATGATTGAAGATCTATGTTCATTTTGA
- a CDS encoding DUF2004 domain-containing protein has protein sequence MIKQLPSTKFPSLEYTPGESIWIDNLIPDNKIPVYFNVSDKITQDESAIVRVSHALDHMDELVNKARAHLRDIIQNTKDPSYKLLHDFFAFHLLEMDDESVKLMFGMEQLETLSELEMLDLLMLKSLGSSLGEGWLGSNFEKEQKKQIFIIDFTFDPEYTDQLIVVYLDANNNILTISHES, from the coding sequence ATGATAAAACAATTACCAAGCACGAAATTTCCTAGTCTAGAGTACACACCTGGCGAATCTATTTGGATAGATAACCTAATACCTGATAACAAGATCCCGGTTTATTTTAATGTGTCGGATAAAATCACACAAGATGAGAGCGCTATCGTTAGAGTTTCCCATGCACTTGATCACATGGATGAGTTGGTAAACAAGGCTCGGGCGCATCTAAGAGATATTATTCAAAATACAAAGGACCCTAGTTATAAGCTGCTTCATGATTTCTTTGCTTTTCATCTTTTAGAAATGGATGATGAGAGCGTAAAACTAATGTTTGGGATGGAGCAACTTGAAACATTAAGTGAACTGGAGATGCTTGACCTACTTATGCTAAAAAGCTTGGGAAGCAGCCTGGGCGAAGGGTGGTTGGGAAGTAACTTTGAAAAAGAGCAGAAAAAACAGATTTTCATCATTGATTTTACTTTTGACCCAGAATATACGGATCAGTTGATTGTTGTCTATTTGGATGCGAATAATAACATACTGACTATTAGCCATGAAAGTTAA